The segment CCGCTCATCAAAGGCAGGATGAATCCTGCCCTTGTATCTTGCGAAGTGTGTGCGAAGACCCGCTTCTCACACCCCTTCTCAGCACTCCATCACTGTTTCACGCGCGATGACTCATCACATTGATCACCACCCCGTTCGGATCGCGCACGAAAAATCGCCGCACGCCCCAGGGTTCGTCCGTCAATGGATAAACAATCGGCTCCCCCCGCGCGACCGCCTTCTGATGCAGCGCGTCCACATCCTCCACCTCGATCGAAACATCCGGATGCACCGCCGACCCGCCCCCTGATTGCAGGACCGTCAACTGAGCCGTCGGATTGTCCGGCGAAACCAGCGTCATGATCCACCCCATGTCCATCGCCACCGTCATCCCCATGAACTGCGTATAAAACGCCCGACTCTCCGCCATCCGCTCCGACGCCACATTCGGCACCACCCGCCTGATATTCATGTTCAGCCCCATATTGACGAACATCGCCCGCCGTTCGTGGTCATCGGGCGCGTCATTCGACACAGCCCGCGCCGCTCAGAACGCGCTCTTCCATTGTTCGGTATCGATGAACCACCGCTCCTCGCAAATCTTGTCGCCCCGGAATTTGAACAGCACCGAAAGCTGCGACGCCGCGATCTTCTGCGACTTCCACTCGACGATCGACACGACCTCGTTCTCGCCTTCAAGCTGGCGCAGCCCCGTGATCTGAAACTTCGGCGGGAGAATCGTCGCCAGTTGATCCAGCGCCGCGCGGAACGCCGCCCGTCCCTCCAGCACATTGCCCTGCCCCGGCATGATGAATTTCATGTCCGCCACATAGTCGGCCGCCAACGCATCAAAATCGCCCGCCCCGACCGCGTTCCAACCCCTCTGAACGATATCCGCCAGACTGATCGTGTTCGCCATCTTCGGTTCACTCCATGTTCATGACGATCTAAACTTGCCCGAACCCAAAACCCCAACCGCCGCCCGCCCGCGATTGCGAGTTCCACCGACAACCCCATTGTCCATCGAAGCCGTCGCCCGTCAACCGCCGCGTCGGGCGGGATTCATCCTGCGGCTCTTCGCCTCATGTCGCTATTGGCCTTTGATCCCGCCGAACGCGGCGAAGCAGGAGTTCTTGTGCAGGATTTCCGTTTTCTCAAACCCGACCTTTTTCATGAGTTCGAGTTGGAACGTCACGGGGCGCGGCGAGTCCTCCTTGTCGATGTAGGCGAAGACCTTTTCCTGATATTGCTCGCCGCCCAGTTCGGTGAGATAGTCCGCATATCGCCGCCACATCAATGCGTGAACCTTCTCATGCTCGTGCGTCACCAGATCGGTGATCCACAGCGAACCGCCGGGTCGCAGGAGCGCATGGATTTTCCCGAAGGCCCGCTCCCAATCCTGTTCATCGCGCAGGTGGTGCAGCACCGCCGCCGCGAGAATCACGTCGTAGCCGTTTTCGGGGAGCGGCAGGTCACGAAAGTCGCCGTGAAAGCGGCGGATGACGCCGCGCGTTTCCTGAGCGAGGCGTTCCTGAGCCCTGATCAGCATGGGCTCGCTCAGGTCGCACAGGTCGCAGTCAAAATCGCCGCCGTATGCGCGCAATAGTTTGATCGTGTTGTTGCCCGCGCCGCATCCGATGTCCAGACACCGCTCAATCCGCGGCGTGGCCGCGAGCGCCGCCTGCGTGATAAGCTCCATCGCCAGCGGCGCATCAATCGTCGCCGCCTGCCCCGTCTGAAGATTGGAAAACCGCTCGACATCATGGTCAAAGCGGTTGCGAATTTCCTCAACCGTCGATTTGTCCCGCATGGGCGTATTCATTTGACTGCTCAACGAAAAGCTCACGATCGCACGCCCGACGCACCATGAACCGTCGCGCCGCATCGTTCACAAGCATATCCCTCATCTCCGCCCCGCGCCGCGCGCGGGCGCCGAACCCGATGGCGCCGTGCGCAGAATCTTCTCCATCGGGCGGCCCTTGGCCAGTTCGTCCACGAGCTTGTCCAGACACCGCACCTGACGCGTCAGCGGCGTCCGGATCGATTCGACGCGCTGACCGCAGATCGTCCCGGTGATCAGATCGGCGTTGGGATGCACCTTCGCCTTGGCGAAGAACTCCGCGAGCGTCGCTTCCTTGTCCATCTGTCGCTGAAGCTGCTTCTCGGAATAGCCCGTGAGCCAGCGGATCACCTGATGCAACTCCTCCCGCGTGCGCCCCTTCTTTTGAACTTTGGCCAACAGATACGGATACACAAACGCAAACGTCATCTTCGCAATCCGCTCGTCCTGCTTGCTCATATCCGCCATACCCGCCCGCGCCTCCCGCTCGCAATTCCAATCCGGCACGCTCGATCCCGTGCATGATAGCCCGCACCGGAGCCGGATTTGCACCGTCGGAGCCCCGTGTGCATGTTGCAATCCGTGCGGGTCTTTGCGATGCTGCGTCGCGGCACCATCGTACGGCTTGGGCGAAGGGCCCAAACCGTGGCACCCGGCCTTGTTTGCGCGGATGGCGAGCGGGCATCGGGTGGGCGATATAGGTTCCGGCGCGGCCGGTGATGGGAATACGCAAAGGTTCGAGGTGGGGAATGGCGCGGCGGGTGCGCATCGGGGTGACGGAATGCGGGCGGGCGGCGGGAAAGGTGAATGTAAGTCTTTGATTGGCGCGCACCGGTGGGGCGAGGTTGGACGTGCGCATGCGCACCGGGCGCGCAGCGGGGGATTTTGCGTCGGGCTGGTGCGCGGAATCGAGGATGGCGGGCTGGGAAAGGGGGCGCACGGAAACGGTGGAAATGGGGTATGGGGCCAGCGGGGTGCGCGATGGAATCGGCGCAGGTCCGGCGGCGGCGCGGGCGGGGTGATGGGGGGAATGCGGTGGGGCAGGCGCAACGAAAAACCCCGTCGCGGGACGGGGCGGATTCGTCGGGGGTGTTGAAGGAAGCTGGGGATCTAGGATTCGAACCTAGACTAGCTGATCCAGAGTCAGCCGTGCTACCGTTACACCAATCCCCAGTAGGACATGCTCGATGGTATCGGTCGAGCAGGGGTGTGGCAATGAATGTTAGGACGCTTTGGCGGCCTTGAGGGCGTTGAGGCGTTTGGCGAGTCGGCTCTTGCGGCGGGCGGCGGCGTTCTTGTGGATGGAGCCGGCGGCGGCGACCTGGTCGAGGGTCTTGGTGAGCTTCTGGTACGCCTCGGCGGCCTTGGCGGGGTCGCCGTCGTGGACAGCGTCGAGGAAGCCCTTGGTGGAGTCCTTGACCTGACCCTTTCGCCAGCGGTTACGGGCGCGGGCCTTGAGGTTCTGACGGATGCGTTTCTTGGCGGAGAGCGAGTGAGCCATGGATCAAAAGTTCCTGTAGGATCGGAGCGTTAAGGGGCAAGAGAGTCATTATCACTACCGTGGCGCGAAAATCAAGCGGTCCCCGGAAAATGCGGGTTTGGCGGGGGCTGGTTCGGGTCAGGCGGGGGTCAGGCCGGGCGGGCGGGGTGTCGGATGGGGGGTCGGGGAACCGATAGAATGCGGGTATGGATAAGGGTTGGTACATGATCGTCGCCGCGGGGGCGTTGCTGATCGGCGGGGCGGCGGGGGTGGTGCAGGCCCAATCGCTGGGGCAGAAGGGGTATCAATCGGTGGAGCAGGTGGTGGGCGACATTGACCCGCTGCACGTCTCGCAACGGCAGGTCGAGACGGGGCTGGGCGAGTTTGGGCAGGGTTCGAGCGTGTTCCGCCGCATCGACCCGACGGGCCCCGCCGGTAATCGGCTCTATTTCATCACGCCCGGGTTCATCGCTGAGTACGACCGCTCCTCGTACTTCGATTTCGAGGACAAGCACGGCAACAACTACACCGCTCAGGAAGTCCCGGCCAATACGGTGTTCCGCATCGGATTGCCGCCGGCTCCCGAGGCGCCGCGTCGCGATCCGGTGCCGGGCATGGTCGACGCACAGGTCGACGGGCGAAGCGATGGCCGTCGCCGCACCGGCCCCGCGCCCATCGATGCTTCCATGCGGCAGGCCCCCGCGCCCGTGGAGCGCGTGCGATGGATGCAATACCTTCAGGCCCGCGTCGCTCAGCGGCAGGCGGTCGCCCAAGCCATGGACCGACTCGCCGCCGCCAAGCCGGAGCAACCTTGAACCGACGCCGCCTCCCGGTAACATGACCCCATGCCCACGACGAGCGACACCAACACACCCAGCATTGCCGTCGAGGACTACCTCAAGCACATCTGGAAGATCGTCAGCCAGGGCGACCGCGCCACGACCAAGGCGCTGGCCGATCGCATGGGGCTGGGCAACGGCACCGTCACGGGCATGCTCAAGCATCTGGCCGCACGAGACCTCGTCAAGTACGAACCCTACCGCGGCGTCGAACTCAGCGAGCAGGGCGAACGACTCGCGCTCCGCGTCATCCGTCGTCACCGACTCATCGAACTGTTCCTCGTTCAAACGCTCGGCCTCGGCTGGGACGAAGTCGACGAAGACGCCGAACGCCTCGAGCACGCGTTTTCCGATGAACTCATCGAACGTATCGACGCCTTCCTCGGTTACCCGCAGGTCGATCCGCACGGCGCACCGATTCCCACAGCCGCCGGACGCGTCGAAATGCAGGACTTCGCCGCGCTCTCGACACTCCACGCCGGCCAGCGCGGCCTCGTCCGACGCGTCTCCGACTCCGACCCCGCCTTCCTCAAATACCTCGACGATCACGCCATCGCCCTCGACGCCCTGATCGAAGTCATCGCCGTCGACCCCTTCGGCACGATCCACGTCCGCATCGGCCCCCGCGAAAGCCACCTCGCCCGCGAAGCCGCCCGCCGCATCCATGTCGCCGTCCAGCCGAGCGAATGAGGAACTTCACCATGGGGCGCGGGATAAGGCAACAGAAGTAGAATGGATCGCAGGATCAAACAGGATCAGTGCAAGACATTGGTCCCGATCCCTTCGATTCATCCTCAAATTCCGTCAACGCATCTTCGTCTTCCACATCAAACTTCGATTGAACGCCGAGCATTCTTCCGATACGGCCGCAGGTCCATGCTGGGATAGCGTTCCGCCACGCCGGCGAGTGTGGCGGGGGTCCAGTAGGGGTCGCCGGGCGGAGGGAAGCCCAGGGCGTGGCGCTGGCGGGGCGTTGTCGTTTCGATGAAGTGTTGAAGCTGCTCGTACTCGCCGAAGCGGGACCAGAGATGGTAGCCGGCGAAGTGGTGGCGTGCGGAGCGATAGACAAGATGATGCGTGAAGCGGGCGGCGCGGGGCTTGTCGATCGCCGACCCGCGGTGAAACACGCTCATGCCGAAGACCAGCACGTCGCCCGCCTTCGCCGTGATCGCCTGCTCGTGTTCGTACAACTCCGGCCAGTCCCGCCGATACCGATGCGGCGGCCACAGCGACATCCCCGCCGTCACCGGCCGCGGCACCACATACGTCGGCCCCGTCCGCGCATCGACATCGCTCAGATAAACGATCAGATTCACCTGCGGATAATCCCCATCCTCGCGCGGCACCACCCGCGTGTTGCCCTCAAAGTCCACATGCAGCGCCT is part of the Planctomycetota bacterium genome and harbors:
- a CDS encoding nuclear transport factor 2 family protein, which codes for MSLADIVQRGWNAVGAGDFDALAADYVADMKFIMPGQGNVLEGRAAFRAALDQLATILPPKFQITGLRQLEGENEVVSIVEWKSQKIAASQLSVLFKFRGDKICEERWFIDTEQWKSAF
- a CDS encoding DUF2200 family protein, with protein sequence MADMSKQDERIAKMTFAFVYPYLLAKVQKKGRTREELHQVIRWLTGYSEKQLQRQMDKEATLAEFFAKAKVHPNADLITGTICGQRVESIRTPLTRQVRCLDKLVDELAKGRPMEKILRTAPSGSAPARGAGRR
- a CDS encoding glyoxalase, with the protein product MNIRRVVPNVASERMAESRAFYTQFMGMTVAMDMGWIMTLVSPDNPTAQLTVLQSGGGSAVHPDVSIEVEDVDALHQKAVARGEPIVYPLTDEPWGVRRFFVRDPNGVVINVMSHRA
- a CDS encoding methyltransferase domain-containing protein — its product is MNTPMRDKSTVEEIRNRFDHDVERFSNLQTGQAATIDAPLAMELITQAALAATPRIERCLDIGCGAGNNTIKLLRAYGGDFDCDLCDLSEPMLIRAQERLAQETRGVIRRFHGDFRDLPLPENGYDVILAAAVLHHLRDEQDWERAFGKIHALLRPGGSLWITDLVTHEHEKVHALMWRRYADYLTELGGEQYQEKVFAYIDKEDSPRPVTFQLELMKKVGFEKTEILHKNSCFAAFGGIKGQ
- a CDS encoding 30S ribosomal protein S20, whose product is MAHSLSAKKRIRQNLKARARNRWRKGQVKDSTKGFLDAVHDGDPAKAAEAYQKLTKTLDQVAAAGSIHKNAAARRKSRLAKRLNALKAAKAS
- a CDS encoding metal-dependent transcriptional regulator translates to MPTTSDTNTPSIAVEDYLKHIWKIVSQGDRATTKALADRMGLGNGTVTGMLKHLAARDLVKYEPYRGVELSEQGERLALRVIRRHRLIELFLVQTLGLGWDEVDEDAERLEHAFSDELIERIDAFLGYPQVDPHGAPIPTAAGRVEMQDFAALSTLHAGQRGLVRRVSDSDPAFLKYLDDHAIALDALIEVIAVDPFGTIHVRIGPRESHLAREAARRIHVAVQPSE